A single Tenacibaculum sp. 190524A02b DNA region contains:
- a CDS encoding cystathionine beta-synthase: protein MQDNNILIYTKNLLNNIPTDWLNLTTHRLDIYNETLAKTEFLDQFKKLFSNTIFTTDALKELPTAYDYIRLGHPLSSVLEWTIASVNNIKADNVISFSSVTIPLLAILRKNLLANKNSLILYKDELPSFFNTDTIKKVYGYTFDVLQIETFDDIPKFDGSIILFSQQEAIHNFNLTSSVDFFINAHTDLGSILLVNGIENEDYISEIQHVRRRETIAMTPANTLVVLKQLVGQSTRNHHNIESDKAKVLQTIKNVTNTNTKPVVGSSGLSIQYAIMMGLIDYALENHEGKDIKFIVPPNCYGGTNDQARRVAACIDNVEVVDLPVDGDNDMVKSIDLVLDKVAKEDAIPYIIAEIPTNPRVEVPNLISLRDVLSKKRLNTSGNNAIAPVFILDQTFCPNVHFLGTTDILSSINTIAYVSGSKFPSGGKCTAGYCTANSKAAPLMDKIAVHIQLCDNEATALQMEILAEQMPSMNTRIEKAYKNTRAFVNFIETNLPNAKINFVSEELASQGFTPSVFSLDLPTKGNTEEEKETYKRALNLKLINLMIEKIPTESKYCVSYGQLKGCYWTIPATSTQGTTKEGDKDYIARVAVSPKFDLELHQKVFLEFVKNI from the coding sequence ATGCAAGACAATAACATACTTATTTATACTAAGAATTTATTAAACAATATACCTACAGATTGGTTAAATTTAACTACGCATAGATTAGATATATATAATGAAACTTTGGCTAAAACCGAATTTTTAGACCAGTTTAAAAAGCTCTTTTCTAATACTATTTTTACAACTGATGCTCTAAAAGAATTACCTACTGCTTATGATTATATTCGGTTAGGACACCCTTTGTCTTCTGTTTTGGAATGGACCATAGCTAGTGTAAATAATATAAAAGCAGATAATGTTATTAGTTTTTCATCTGTAACCATACCTCTTTTAGCTATTTTAAGAAAAAACCTATTAGCTAATAAAAACTCTTTAATTTTATATAAAGATGAATTGCCTTCTTTTTTTAATACTGATACTATAAAAAAGGTTTATGGCTACACATTTGACGTGCTACAAATAGAAACTTTTGACGATATTCCTAAGTTTGATGGTAGTATCATTCTTTTTTCTCAACAAGAAGCTATTCATAACTTTAACCTTACTTCTTCTGTAGATTTCTTTATTAATGCTCATACAGATTTAGGAAGTATTTTGTTAGTAAACGGAATTGAAAACGAGGATTATATTTCAGAAATACAACATGTAAGAAGAAGAGAAACTATAGCTATGACTCCTGCCAATACATTGGTTGTTTTAAAACAATTAGTTGGCCAATCTACTCGTAATCATCATAATATTGAAAGTGATAAAGCTAAGGTTTTACAGACTATTAAAAATGTTACTAATACCAATACTAAGCCTGTAGTAGGTTCCAGTGGTCTTTCTATTCAATATGCAATTATGATGGGGCTTATTGATTATGCACTAGAAAATCATGAAGGTAAAGATATTAAGTTCATTGTTCCTCCTAATTGTTATGGTGGTACTAATGATCAAGCTAGACGTGTGGCGGCTTGCATAGATAACGTAGAGGTTGTGGATTTACCTGTAGATGGTGATAATGATATGGTTAAAAGTATTGACTTAGTTTTAGACAAGGTGGCCAAAGAAGACGCTATACCTTATATTATTGCTGAGATTCCAACAAACCCAAGAGTTGAAGTTCCTAACCTTATTTCCTTAAGAGATGTTTTAAGTAAAAAGCGTTTAAATACTAGTGGTAATAATGCCATTGCTCCTGTATTTATTTTAGATCAAACATTCTGCCCTAATGTACATTTTTTAGGCACTACTGATATTCTTTCCTCTATTAACACAATAGCTTATGTTAGTGGATCAAAGTTTCCTAGCGGTGGTAAGTGTACTGCTGGGTATTGCACTGCTAACAGTAAAGCAGCTCCTTTAATGGATAAAATAGCTGTACATATTCAACTTTGTGATAATGAAGCAACAGCTCTTCAAATGGAAATATTGGCGGAACAGATGCCTTCTATGAATACTAGAATTGAAAAAGCTTATAAAAATACTAGAGCATTTGTAAACTTTATTGAAACCAATTTACCTAATGCTAAAATAAATTTTGTTTCTGAAGAATTAGCTTCTCAAGGTTTTACTCCTTCTGTTTTTTCTTTAGATCTTCCTACTAAAGGAAATACTGAAGAGGAAAAAGAAACCTATAAGAGAGCTCTTAATCTTAAGTTAATTAATTTAATGATTGAGAAAATTCCTACTGAAAGTAAGTATTGTGTGAGTTATGGACAATTAAAAGGTTGTTATTGGACTATTCCTGCTACTTCTACTCAAGGAACAACCAAAGAAGGAGATAAAGATTATATTGCTCGTGTTGCTGTCTCTCCTAAATTTGATTTAGAACTACATCAAAAAGTCTTTTTAGAGTTTGTTAAAAATATTTAA